One Osmerus eperlanus chromosome 13, fOsmEpe2.1, whole genome shotgun sequence genomic region harbors:
- the LOC134032052 gene encoding rod cGMP-specific 3',5'-cyclic phosphodiesterase subunit alpha-like codes for MAAVDKDVAQKFLDSNPAFAKQYYDKTFRPKVISDLLSNNKKLEVDMSRFHELSAVEESDIMFDLMRDIQDNVQMERAIFNLMKHLSFMLRSDKMSLFMYRQRNGTAELATRLFNVDKSSSFDDCLVQPDSEIVYPLDTGILGHVATTKKMLNVPDVSQSPHYSDFVDTLTEYSTKNVLAAPIMNGKDMVAVMMAVNKLDGPHFTAKDEETLKKYLNFANLVLRVFHLSYLHNCETRRGQVLLWSASKVFEELTDIERQFHKALYTVRAFLNCDRYSVGLLDMTKTKEFFDLWPVLMGEVPPYDGPKTPDGREVIFYKVIDYILHGKEDIKVIPGPTPDHWALASGLPTYVAENGLICNIMNAGQDDFFSFQKEPLDSSGWTIKNVLSLPIVNKKEEIVGVATFYNRKDGKPFDEMDETLMESLTQFLGWSVLNTDTYDKMNKLENRKDIFQDMVLYHVKCRKDEIQNVLNTRERWGKEPNECEEEELEEILSEVLPNSKKSEIFEFHFCDFNHTELDLVKCGIKMYYELGVVDKFHIPRETLVRFMYSLSKGYRKITYHNWRHGFNVGQTMFTLLMTGDLKRYYTDLETMAMVTAGFCHDIDHRGTNNLYQMKSGNPLAKLHGSSILERHHLEFGKTLLRDEALNIYQNLSRRQHDLVIHLMDIAIIATDLALYFKKRTMFQKIVDQSKTYENWNDWTKYMMLETTRKEIVMAMMMTACDLSAIAKPWEIQSKVALSVAAEFWEQGDLERTVLEQQPIPMMDRNKSADLPKLQCGFIDFVCAFVYKEFSRFHEQITPMLDRLLNNRKEWNALKEEHEAKLAVLEEAKKAKEEAATAAMAAKQASAAQASSQSKTCVIN; via the exons ATGGCAGCTGTGGACAAAGATGTGGCTCAGAAGTTTCTGGATAGCAACCCAGCTTTTGCCAAGCAGTACTACGACAAGACATTCCGACCCAAGGTCATCTCGGACTTGTTGTCAAACAATAAGAAGCTGGAG GTTGATATGAGTCGTTTCCATGAGCTGAGTGCCGTGGAGGAGAGTGACATCATGTTTGACCTGATGAGGGACATTCAGGACAATGTGCAGATGGAGAGGGCTATCTTCAACCTGATGAAGCACCTCTCCTTCATGTTGCGGTCGGACAAGATGAGCCTCTTCATGTACCGGCAACGCAACGGCACGGCCGAACTGGCGACCAGGCTCTTCAACGTGGACAAGAGCTCCTCCTTCGACGACTGTCTGGTGCAGCCTGACAGCGAGATCGTCTACCCCCTGGACACGGGCATCTTGGGTCATGTGGCCACAACCAAAAAGATGCTCAATGTACCTGATGTCTCTCAG AGCCCCCACTACAGTGACTTTGTCGACACCTTGACCGAGTACAGCACCAAGAACGTTTTGGCTGCTCCCATTATGAATGGCAAAGACATGGTGGCTGTGATGATGGCCGTAAACAAACTAGATGGACCCCACTTCACGGCAAAGGACGAGGAG aCTTTAAAAAAGTACTTGAACTTTGCCAACCTGGTACTGAGAGTGTTTCATTTGAGCTACCTGCACAACTGTGAGACTAGAAGGGGACAG GTTTTGCTGTGGTCGGCCAGCAAGGTGTTTGAGGAGCTGACAGACATTGAGAGGCAGTTTCACAAAGCTCTCTACACAGTCAGAGCTTTTCTCAACTGCGATCGCTACTCCGTGGGGTTACTTGATATGACCAAGACCAAG GAATTCTTTGACCTCTGGCCTGTACTGATGGGAGAGGTCCCCCCTTACGATGGGCCCAAGACTCCTGATGGCAGA GAAGTGATCTTCTACAAAGTGATTGACTACATTCTGCATGGCAAGGAGGACATCAAAGTCATACC GGGCCCCACACCAGACCACTGGGCCCTGGCCAGCGGACTGCCCACGTACGTGGCCGAGAACGGGCTG ATCTGTAACATCATGAACGCAGGCCAAGATGATTTCTTCAGCTTCCAA AAAGAACCTCTAGACAGCAGTGGCTGGACCATCAAGAACGTCCTTTCACTTCCTATTGTCAACAAGAAAGAAGAGATTGTGGGCGTGGCCACCTTCTATAACAGGAAAGATGGGAAGCCCTTCGATGAAATGGATGAAACATTGATGGAG TCTCTCACCCAGTTTCTGGGATGGTCGGTCCTGAATACAGACACCTATGATAAGATGAACAAGCTGGAAAACAGGAAAGACATCTTCCAGGACATGGTCCTCTACCATGTCAAGTGCAGAAAGGACGAGATACAGAATGTCTTG AATACTCGGGAGAGATGGGGCAAAGAGCCGAATGAGTGTGAAGAGGAAGAACTTGAAGAAATCCTG tcTGAGGTGCTCCCCAACTCCAAGAAATCAGAGATCTTCGAGTTTCACTTCTGTGACTTTAACCACACTGAGCTGGATCTGGTCAAGTGCGGCATTAAAATGTATTATGAGTTGGGAGTGGTGGATAAGTTTCACATCCCTCGAGAG ACTCTGGTGAGATTTATGTACTCCCTCAGCAAGGGCTACAGGAAGATCACCTACCACAACTGGAGACACGGTTTCAACGTGGGGCAGACCATGTTCACCTTACTTATG ACAGGTGACCTGAAGCGTTACTACACTGACCTGGAGACCATGGCCATGGTGACTGCAGGCTTCTGCCATGATATTGACCACAGAGGCACCAACAACCTCTACCAGATGAA GTCTGGCAACCCTCTGGCTAAGCTGCATGGTTCCTCCATCCTAGAGAGACACCATCTGGAGTTTGGGAAGACCCTGCTGAGAGATGAG GCCTTGAATATTTACCAGAATCTGAGTCGTCGTCAACACGACCTTGTAATCCACTTGATGGACATAGCTATCATTGCTACTGACCTGGCTCTCTACTTCAA AAAGAGAACGATGTTCCAGAAGATTGTggaccaatccaaaacatatgAGAACTGGAACGACTGGACTAAATACATGATGCTGGAGACAACTCGCAAGGAGATTGTGAT GGCAATGATGATGACGGCTTGTGATCTCTCAGCTATCGCCAAGCCTTGGGAGATCCAGAGCAAG GTGGCGCTGTCGGTGGCAGCAGAGTTCTGGGAGCAGGGTGACTTGGAGAGAACAGTGCTGGAGCAGCAACCCatt CCCATGATGGACAGGAACAAATCAGCTGACCTTCCCAAGCTGCAATGTGGTTTCATTGACTTTGTGTGCGCTTTTGTCTACAAG GAGTTCTCTCGTTTCCACGAGCAAATCACGCCCATGCTGGACCGCCTGCTGAACAACAGGAAGGAGTGGAACGCCCTGAAGGAGGAACACGAGGCCAAGCTGGCCGTCCTGGAAGAGGCCAAGAAGGCCAAGGAGGAGGCCGCCACTGCTGCCATGGCAGCCAAACAAG CGAGTGCAGCCCAGGCTTCTTCCCAGTCCAAGACCTGCGTCATAAACTAG